A genomic stretch from Flavobacterium humidisoli includes:
- a CDS encoding glycoside hydrolase family 2 TIM barrel-domain containing protein, which produces MKQNIKPMFTSKSKYKIPFFNFRLLTFDFLTVILLLTSYTTHAQSVTGEPAGVPELHKKYQFAPWEDPTVTSINRQPSRATAYSYTSVEDALKGDRTKSRIQMLNGDWDFKYAINLKEASKDFYKSTVSGWDKIEVPSNWEMKGYDNPIYKSAVYPFRPINPPYIPKDYNGIGSYQRSFTVPGNWKDMTVTLHFGAVSSGFQVWLNGEFLGYGEDSFLPSEFDITPYLKEGENVVSVQVIRWADGSYLEDQDHWRMSGIQREVFIMAEPKLRIQDFFVQTKLDKQYTDAIFKLRPKVENLTGEKVKDYTMNVQLYDANNQPIFKEPLQRPVIDLINESYPRLDNVRFGFFQETIKNPKKWSSEEPNLYTMVISIKDKNGTITEAKSCKVGFRSIEFSKENGKMLINGKETYVYGVNRHDHHPTRGKAVTREDIKQDITTIKKFNFNFIRTSHYPNDPYFYELCDQYGIMVMDEANQETHGIGGKLSNDPLWTNAYMERMIRMVERDKNHPSVVMWSLGNEGGKGPNHAAMSGWVHDFDITRPVHYEPAQGNAKLDGYIDPLDPGYPKTIDHAYRFENPQDDSYVDMVSRFYPGVFTPKFLVDQKKDTRPIIFVEYSHAMGNSVGNLKELWDEFRSLPRVIGGCIWEFKDQGLVKFDSRSGQNYFAHGGDFGEKYHDGNFNTKGIVDSNGKPKGSIFENKWVYQPAVSTLNGNQLEIKNRQAVKSLEDYIPVLKVLENGNVIKTQILKPFKVEAGQSTTLNVSQYLPKMKRGAEYILNIEFQLSKEELWASKGYAVAEDQFVLQKKEAVSPETKKEALNVSESDSDFKIKGKNFDININKGNGALSSYIFNCEEQVFAPLLPNFVRPLTDNDKRGWKSQKLLKQWYKAKPKLVNIIIDKSASEIKITSDYEIIKDSASVNVVYNILPNGLIKVDYSLKASSKLPNIPKIGMQMGVQRKFDQISWYGKGELENYSDRSFGSFVGKYSLPINDFIEHYPKPQENGNRCDVRWMALTTPQKNNGFLVVNDTKVLSMSAWPYTQENLSSAGHTYDLKDPGFLTVNIDLMQMGVGGNDSWTIVAQPIEQYQIKSGDYQYSFYLTPFSGSKNELENSLKKFKY; this is translated from the coding sequence ATGAAACAAAATATAAAGCCAATGTTTACGTCAAAATCAAAATATAAAATTCCATTTTTCAACTTTCGACTTTTGACTTTCGACTTTTTGACTGTAATCTTACTTCTAACATCTTACACAACCCACGCCCAATCCGTTACAGGAGAGCCGGCAGGAGTTCCAGAATTACATAAAAAATACCAATTTGCACCTTGGGAAGATCCAACGGTTACGAGCATCAACAGACAGCCTTCGAGAGCAACTGCTTATTCCTATACATCTGTTGAAGACGCTCTAAAAGGCGACAGAACCAAAAGCCGAATCCAGATGCTGAATGGCGATTGGGATTTTAAATATGCCATAAACCTTAAAGAAGCTTCAAAAGATTTCTATAAAAGTACCGTTTCGGGCTGGGATAAAATCGAAGTGCCATCTAATTGGGAAATGAAAGGCTACGACAATCCAATTTACAAAAGTGCCGTTTATCCGTTTCGACCAATAAATCCGCCTTATATTCCTAAAGATTATAACGGAATTGGTTCTTACCAACGCAGTTTTACCGTTCCGGGAAACTGGAAAGACATGACGGTTACACTGCATTTTGGAGCCGTAAGTTCAGGTTTTCAGGTTTGGTTAAACGGAGAATTTTTAGGGTACGGAGAAGACAGTTTTCTGCCATCAGAATTTGATATTACGCCTTATTTAAAAGAAGGTGAAAATGTTGTTTCTGTTCAGGTAATTCGCTGGGCAGATGGTTCTTATCTGGAAGATCAGGATCACTGGCGAATGAGCGGAATCCAGCGTGAAGTTTTCATTATGGCAGAGCCGAAATTACGCATTCAGGATTTCTTTGTTCAAACCAAATTAGACAAACAATATACCGATGCGATTTTCAAACTGCGTCCGAAAGTGGAGAATCTTACAGGAGAAAAAGTCAAAGATTATACGATGAATGTTCAATTGTACGATGCTAATAATCAGCCAATTTTCAAAGAACCGCTTCAAAGACCCGTAATCGATTTAATCAACGAAAGTTATCCTCGTCTGGATAATGTTCGTTTTGGATTCTTTCAGGAAACCATCAAAAATCCGAAAAAATGGAGTTCAGAAGAACCGAATTTATATACGATGGTTATTTCGATAAAAGATAAAAATGGAACTATTACCGAAGCCAAAAGCTGTAAAGTAGGTTTCCGTTCGATTGAATTTTCAAAGGAGAACGGTAAAATGCTCATCAACGGAAAAGAAACCTATGTGTATGGCGTAAACCGTCACGATCATCATCCAACAAGAGGAAAAGCTGTTACGAGAGAAGATATCAAACAAGATATTACCACGATTAAAAAGTTCAATTTCAATTTTATACGTACAAGCCATTATCCAAACGATCCTTATTTTTACGAATTATGCGATCAATATGGAATCATGGTAATGGACGAAGCCAATCAGGAAACACATGGGATTGGCGGAAAATTAAGCAACGATCCGCTTTGGACAAATGCTTATATGGAACGTATGATCAGAATGGTAGAAAGAGATAAAAATCATCCGTCAGTTGTGATGTGGAGTTTAGGTAACGAAGGCGGAAAAGGGCCAAATCACGCTGCCATGTCGGGTTGGGTTCACGATTTCGACATTACGCGTCCCGTGCATTACGAACCAGCGCAGGGAAATGCGAAATTAGACGGTTACATCGATCCGCTGGATCCGGGATATCCTAAAACAATCGATCACGCTTACCGATTCGAAAATCCGCAGGATGATTCGTATGTAGATATGGTCAGCCGTTTTTATCCGGGCGTTTTTACTCCGAAATTTTTAGTCGATCAAAAGAAAGATACCAGGCCTATTATTTTCGTTGAATATTCTCATGCAATGGGAAATTCCGTTGGAAATTTAAAAGAATTATGGGATGAATTCCGTTCACTTCCAAGAGTTATCGGCGGTTGCATCTGGGAATTTAAAGATCAGGGATTGGTAAAATTCGATTCAAGATCAGGTCAGAATTATTTTGCCCATGGAGGAGATTTTGGCGAAAAATACCATGACGGAAACTTCAATACAAAAGGAATTGTAGATTCTAACGGAAAACCAAAAGGATCGATTTTTGAGAATAAATGGGTTTATCAGCCAGCGGTTTCCACTTTAAACGGAAATCAGTTAGAAATTAAAAACCGTCAGGCCGTTAAATCTTTAGAAGATTATATTCCGGTTCTAAAAGTTTTAGAAAACGGAAATGTAATCAAAACACAAATATTAAAACCATTCAAAGTAGAAGCTGGACAATCCACAACTTTAAATGTAAGTCAGTATCTGCCAAAAATGAAAAGGGGTGCCGAGTATATTTTGAATATAGAATTCCAGCTTTCAAAAGAGGAGCTTTGGGCTTCAAAAGGTTACGCTGTCGCGGAAGATCAATTTGTGCTGCAAAAGAAAGAAGCGGTTTCGCCTGAAACTAAAAAAGAGGCTTTAAACGTTTCAGAATCCGATTCTGATTTTAAAATCAAAGGAAAAAATTTCGACATTAACATCAACAAAGGAAACGGAGCTTTGAGTTCGTATATTTTTAATTGCGAAGAACAGGTTTTTGCACCATTGCTTCCTAATTTCGTAAGACCGCTTACAGACAACGATAAAAGAGGTTGGAAATCGCAAAAGCTGTTAAAACAATGGTACAAAGCAAAACCAAAATTGGTAAATATTATAATCGACAAATCGGCTTCAGAAATTAAAATTACAAGCGATTACGAAATTATAAAGGACAGCGCAAGCGTGAATGTGGTCTACAATATCTTACCAAACGGATTGATAAAAGTAGATTACAGTTTAAAAGCATCAAGCAAACTGCCAAACATTCCAAAAATCGGAATGCAGATGGGAGTGCAAAGAAAATTCGATCAGATTTCGTGGTACGGAAAAGGAGAATTGGAAAATTACAGCGACAGAAGTTTCGGTTCATTTGTTGGGAAATATTCACTGCCAATAAATGATTTTATTGAACATTACCCAAAACCACAGGAAAACGGAAATAGATGCGATGTAAGATGGATGGCGTTGACTACTCCGCAGAAAAACAACGGATTTTTAGTGGTAAACGATACCAAAGTTTTAAGCATGAGCGCGTGGCCGTATACACAGGAAAACTTAAGTTCTGCAGGTCATACGTACGATCTGAAAGATCCAGGATTTTTAACGGTAAACATCGATTTAATGCAGATGGGAGTGGGAGGAAATGACAGCTGGACAATTGTAGCACAGCCAATAGAGCAATACCAAATTAAATCAGGAGATTATCAATATAGTTTTTATTTGACGCCATTTAGCGGTTCAAAAAATGAATTAGAAAATAGTTTGAAGAAATTTAAGTATTAA